A region of Necator americanus strain Aroian chromosome I, whole genome shotgun sequence DNA encodes the following proteins:
- a CDS encoding hypothetical protein (NECATOR_CHRI.G777.T1), with product MFNELDEEGILLLINRKQIQYIKNVHWKVGGVLLEGSQIVETSSSVYLERPTNMENDKEEELNRRRELHSHPSKKLRTN from the coding sequence ATGTTCAATGAACTAGACGAAGAAGGGATATTATTGCTAATAAACCGAAAGCAAATACAGTACATAAAGAACGTCCACTGGAAGGTCGGAGGAGTACTACTTGAAGGCTCTCAAATCGTAGAGACATCGTCATCCGTCTACCTTGAACGTCCTACGAATATGGAGAACGACAAAGAGGAAGAGCTGAACAGAAGGCGAGAGTtgcattcgcacccgtcaaAGAAgttacggaccaactga
- a CDS encoding hypothetical protein (NECATOR_CHRI.G778.T1), whose translation MIPSLLLVRLIVFLIAARIASMRVKQVNIFKNATDEDVLQLRNKGSKMFNALHSDSSLKWNERDSHGNFVIPFTINANYDESQMRIIAVAMRRIEDNTCIRFKPWTNEQSYIQIENLGGCWADIGRLGSRSEVSLHHSDKGTCLTTGTVMHELMHVIGLHHEHSRYDRDNFVKVHYENIKKDEWYNFEKVNADKFTTHGVPYDYMSIMHYGKGAFAPPGKIAIETFNPHYQDAIGHANDASRSDYLKICRTYQCKQCMGRPTDTIIIMPPCEDFIPRSCKTLQRVVDCSYGVRIFCCATCAFKIEEGNKKSPFNPIFGF comes from the exons ATGATCCCTTCGCTCTTGTTGGTGCGACTAATAGTCTTCCTCATAGCTGCTCGAATAGCATCGATGAGG GTAAAACAGGTCAACATTTTCAAGAATGCAACGGATGAAGATGTTCTTCAACTGAGAAATAAAGGAAG caaaatgttCAACGCACTTCATAGCGACTCCAGCTTAAAATGGAATGAGAGAGATTCGCATGGAAATTTTGTCATACCGTTTACAATTAATGCAAACTACG ACGAATCACAAATGAGAATCATTGCGGTAGCAATGAGACGCATAGAGGACAACACGTGCATTCGTTTCAAACCGTGGACGAATGAACAGAGTTACATCCAGATCGAAAATCTTGGCGG ATGCTGGGCAGATATTGGTCGTCTCGGAAGTAGAAGCGAAGTATCGCTACATCACAGCGATAAGGGAAC GTGCTTAACGACCGGAACTGTTATGCATGAATTGATGCACGTAATAGGACTCCACCATGAGCATTCACGGTACGATCGCGACAACTTTGTCAAAGTGCACTACGAGAACATTAAAAAGG ATGAATGGTATAATTTCGAGAAAGTGAATGCTGACAAATTTACGACACACGGTGTCCCATACGACTACATGTCGATCATGCACTATGGCAAGGGGGCGTTTGCGCCCCCAGGAAAAATAGCCATCGAAACCTTCAATCCTCATTATCAG GACGCCATTGGCCATGCAAATGACGCCTCGCGAAGCGATTATCTTAAGATCTGCAGGACGTATCAGTGTAAGCAGTGCATGGGACGGCCAACTGACACTATAATTATTATGCCACCATGCGAAGATTTTATTCCCAGGTCCTGCAAAACCTTGCAGAGAGTGGTCGACTGCTCATATGGAGTTCGAATTTTTTGTTGCGCAACATGTGCATTCAAGATTGAAGAGGGCAATAAGAAATCACCGTTCAATCCTATTTTCGGATTCTAA